In uncultured Methanobrevibacter sp., the DNA window TGTGAACTGTGAATTGGAGATATCTAAAGATCCTCCCAACTGAAGAACAGCTCCACCAAATTCTGATGAACAGTTATTGAAAATAGTGTTGTTGATTTTAACATTACCTGTTAAAACACCGTCCGCAGCACCGTAGATATCCAAATATAGTGCACCACCGTTTTTTGTAGAGCTGACATTGATAAATTCACTGTCAAGAATCACAGTGGTGGTGTTCTCCCCAGATGGTTTAACCGCAACAGCTCCCGCTGTAAGATTTGCATGCAAGTTAATGAATTTTGTTTTATTGATTGCAGTTTGATAAGTATTATATATTGCTGTTGCATATTTGGAAGAGGTATTTGCAAAAATAGAGTTGGAAATAGTTATTACCGCATTGTTTCCATATATCATACCCATAAAACCGGATTATCATTTTTAAACAGTGCATTAGATATATCTAGTTCACTACCACTATTTGCATAAATGGATGATCCCAATTGAGCATAATTGTTTAAAAACTTATCATTGGTACTAGTTAATGTAGAATTACCTGAAAATATTGCAGCTCCTGCTGTAATATCAATTTTGTTTATTGCATTGTTGTTTGAATATGTAGAATTAGCACTTGTTATGTTAGATCTCATTGCATAAATTGCAGCACCTGCATCCTTATCAAAGTTATTATCAAAAGTTACATTTTTCAAATTTAAAATTGAATTACTCAATATTATTGAAGATAAACTACAGTTAGTAATCTTTAGATTTTTAATTGTCAGATTACTATTTGAAAGATTTAAAAATCCTGCCTTTTGGTTTCCATCAATTGTTTTGCTATTTCCATCTATTACCAATGTCTTATCGCTTAATTTTATATATGTTTTTTCTCCATCATTTGAATCATATTTATAATCTTTATCTAAACTTATTGAACCAGTAGATTGATTTAAATTAGTTTCTAGTTCAGTATATGTTCCCTCAGCATCTCCGAGAACATCAACCTCATCTACCTCAAGGGTATCCTGCGCTGTTTGATTTGAATCATCAGCACACACTACCCCCATAGACAATATCAATAAGAATAGAAAGATTATACTAATCTTATAAAATTTCATAATTGTCTCTCATTTTTTGATAATTAAACTTTTATTTTTAATAATATAAATAAATTAAAGAATATTCAAAATATAAATAAATAATATAAGATTATTCAAAAAAAAAGATTTTTAGAAAAACATTTTCAAAAAACACATTAATAATCTAATGTGGAAACTAAAAAAAAATCAGTTAGAGCTGCGCCATGTGTTGCCGCATTTAGCACATCTTATAAAATTGGTTGGTGCCTCATCGGCAGACCTAGTCTGTACTGTCCACCAGTAACCCTTGGTTCCTCCGCATTTGTAACATGTTATCCTTGTGGTCGGCAGTGCAACATTGTTGCTGTCGGTGACTATGACCTTTGCCTCAGGATTCTTTTCGCCCTCCATGTGATACTGCTCCTCCAAATCCTCCTTTTCAAGGGATTTTTCATAGCCACATCTACATTTAATCTTACCGTTTTTGGGCATTAACATCTTACCACATTCAGGACAAAATTCCATATTACTAAACACCATTAAAAATTCGTAAGTATTAGTTTAATTGTCCGTACATATAAAATTATCGAATGGTAAAAACAAGCACAAAATTGAAAAAAATTATTGAGAAAAAAAGTTAAAAAAAAGTTTTATGTGGAAGGGTCATCCCTCCACCATAATCAGTTTACCCGTCGCTGGGTCTTTGTAAACCTTACCCATTTCGGTATAACCTTGACCGGAAGAGTTTGAAGTGTCAGGAGTTTCGTTCAACTGCTGACCCTGGTCAACTTCAGTCGTTTTCTGTTGCATCTGCTCTTGAATGTTTTGGCTTGGATCTATCATTGCCTGCATGTTCCAGCTTATGATAACAAAAACCAGAAAACCGACAGCAATAACCAGCATTGCATCCACAAGGTTGGATGTACCAGCCATTGGGTCTTCTTCTACACGTTTAGATCTTCGTCTGCCGCCTTTTCTTACCATAAAATCACTATCTGCTCATCCTATCAAGAACTGAATCGATTAAAGCATCTAAATCAGACAGGTATCTGTCATACCATCCTGAACGTACTTTTCCAATGAAGTAACATAATGCACCGGAACCGATACCGACAATAGTTGTGTTGAACGCAACTGTAAGGGAAGATGCCAATGTATTGATGTCGCCTGCACCAAGAGCAGCCAGACCAGGTCCCATCGGAATTAAAGTACCCATCAGCCCTAAGGTAGGTCCGATACGGGTAATAATATCAGTTTTCTGCAGTGAATTCATTGTTTTTTCTTCTTCAAATTCAAACAGCTTACGGGCCAAAGCTTCCCTTGAAGCAGTACCCAATTCGCTTGAAGAAGCGATTTCACTTAAAACCTTTTTCTGTGCCTTTGGAATTTTAGCACTTGAAATAACATTATTCAACTCATCAATAGATGCTGCCCTATTAATATCATAAATTAAATCTCTTATTGTTCCAACAGGAACTTTGCGTCTTGAAGTATACTCTGCAATAGCTCCACCTAATGTAATGATAGAAATGATAACAATTACAAGCAGTATAACCAATACCGGAATTGTTAAACTCTGTGAGATTACATCAAGGGATCCTGTTAGAAATTCTCCACCCGGAATACTTAAAGCCATATTTTTTCACCTTTATCTTAAAATACTTCTGCCTCTTCTATTTAAAACCATACCGCCCACAAGCAATATTGCCAATGCCAATATTACCATCAGGACATCTTGAGGAGAACCTATAGTAATTGGACTAGTAGTTTTTGATAGTGCTCCCGCAATGTTTGGTATTACAATAGCCGAAAGTAAGAAGTATGCACCAAGTAAAAGCATGAAATTACCTAAAACAATAGGATAAGGTCTATTTAAAACTCTTACGATAGTATTTGATGCGAAATAAGTTACAATCATAACTCCCACAAGTGCAGCCACAGCATACCAACTTAAATTGAGTGAACTGACTCCGATTGTCGGTGCCACAATAAGCACACTTGCAATAATTGAACCAAAACAACATGGACAAGGAGCAATAATAGCTAAAGAAGTTGCTGTTGAAGTATTTTTATCATGTATTTTCCATTCTCTTATTGTAAATAAACCTGCAATAATCATGATTGAAGCCATGATAATGTAAAATATTGTATTATAACTGTATATTGCCTGAACCAACTGTTCTGAGTATAGAGAAGCAATAGCAGAAATTAAAACAACACCTCCACCATAAGCAATGCATATTACTGCAAACAGTTTTTTTGACAAATTAGCCAAACCTGATGCCAGCCCGATTTTTATTCCAAAAACCAGAACAGATGCAAATATTCCAACTTGCCATAATACACTCATCATATCCATTGTAAATTCTCCATGTAAAATTAAAATTAATTAATTACATTTTAATGTTTATCTAATAAACTATATAAAATTTTTTTACGATATGAAGAAAAGAGCCCATCAAAGCATTTCTCCACATAATATAATTTTTCATTAGCCATGTGTAAAGTTATAAGGTTTGAAAAATAATATATTATAATATTGAAATTTTAATGAGGCAAAAAATGTTTTGGAATGAAGAAATTGAAACAATGTCAAGGCAAGACCTTGAAGAATTACAATTAAAAAAGCTTCAAAACACTGTAAAAAGAGCATTTGATAAGATACCTTATTACAACAAGAAATACAGTGAAGCTGAAGTTTATCCAGAAGATATAGAAACTTTAAAAGATATTGAAAAATTACCATTCATCACAAAAGACGACTTGCGTGAAAGCTATCCCTTCGGACTTTTCGCAGTTGACATCAAAGAGATTAAGGAATTGCACTCATCATCAGGTACCACAGGAAAACCTGTCGTTTCAGGATACACTGAAAAGGACCTGGATACCTGGGCCGAAACCATTGCACGTGGACTCACCATGATGGGAATCGGTGAAGATGATATCCTGCAAAACACCCACGGATACGGTATGTTCACCGGAGGATTCGGTGTCCATTACGGTTCACACAAGGTCGGAGCTGCAATCATCCCTATTTCAACAGGCCAGACAAGAAGACAGATTGAAATCATGCAGGACTTCGGTACAACCGGTTTAATCTTTACCCCATCATACGGAATTCACTTAGGAGAAGTCGCCCTTGAAGATGGCATAGACCCTAAGGACTTGGGCATCAAGGCAATCGGATTTGGAGCTGAAGGATGGACCGAAGAAATCAGACAGAGAGTGGAGGAAATCTTTGGCGCAAAGGCATATAACATTTACGGTTTGACCGAACTTATGGGACCTGGTGTGGGTATCGAATGTGAAGCGCAAAAAGGTTTGCACATTGCAGAAGACATCTACTATCCTGAAATCATCAATCCTGATACTTTACAGGTTCTAGGTGAAAACACCCCTGGAGAATTGGTTTTAACCAACCTTGAAAGGGAGGGTATGCCAGTCATAAGATTCAGAACAAAAGACCTGACCAAAATCACATATGAAAAATGTGAATGTGGAAGAACCCATGCAAGAATGAGCAGAATTACCGGAAGATCCGACGACATGATTAAGGTTAAGGGAGTAGGTATTTTCCCATCACAAATCGAAAAAGCATTGCTTAAAGCAGGTGATGTAGAGCCTCATTATATGATTATAGTTACAAGACCTGGAACACTTGATGAAATTGAAGTGAAAGTTGAAGCATCCCATGACCTTTTCTTTGATGGCGTCAAAGAGATGATGGCAGTACAGACAAAAATCGGAAAATCAATAGAAAACGAAACAGGAATACGTGTAAAAGTAACATTAGTAGAACCAAAAACACTACCAAGATTTGAAGGAAAAGCAAAAAGAGTGATTGATAAGAGGAACTTACATTAGGTGGAAAAATGAAAATAAAACAACTGTCAATATTTTTACAGAACAGAATGGGAAGCCTTGCAAAACCATTGGAAGTCCTTACCGTAGCAAATGTCAACATCCGTGCAATGTGCATGGCGGATACATCCGAATTCGGTATCCTCAGACTTGTTGTTGACGATCCGATTAAAGGAAAAGAAGCACTTGAGGAAAACAATTTCCTTGTAAAGATTACCGAAATCATCGGCGTTGAAATGAATGATTCACCGGGTGGCCTTACAACCGTTTTAGATATCATCAAAGACAACCTAATTGATTTGGAATATCTTTACGCTTTCTCACATGACAAAGCGGAAAAGGCAATCTTATTATTACATGCAGACGATATTGATAATCTGATATCCGTTTTAACCAAAAACAATATACCAATCGTTTCAGCCGAAGAGGTATATAACTTATAGAGAGGATTATTTGATCCTTTCACTTTTTATTTTTTTTTGAAGAATTTTTAAACATATATTAAATGTGATCTATTTTTTACTTTTGATTTTGAATATGACTAATATTATTTTTTCAACATGACAAAATTTGCTAATTTGATTAATTTTAGAAAAATTTTTTAAATTCATATACGACCCAAACAGTTTTATAGTATTAAGTTTATATATATCAATAGTTATTTTTTTCAAATATTATAATTTGTAAAAATAACTGTTTGATATTAAACTTTTTTTAGAGAAATTTAAAATTACTAAAAAATTTTTATTAATAGTAGATATTTGAAGGAAACCCTAAAAAATATTAAATATTTTTTCACTTCTGCAAAGTTGCAGATTGAATGAGGTAAAAAATGAAAACAAAAATTAGACTTTTGGTTATTAGCCTGATTCTAATAACTCTGTTCTCCATAGGTGCTGCTGCAGCTAGTGAGAACGTTGATTTGAATTCAAGTGACGTGACCCAAGTTTCAAACAACATTGTTGGATTATCTGATGATGCATCAGATATTCAGACAAAAATATCTGCTAATCCTAATCAAAATTCACAAAACAGTGAAAATGATGTAGTATCAGACGAAGGGAATAAAAATATTTTAGGCTCTTCTGATGAATCAAATGAATTGAAAGCAACTAATGATGATGTTTTAAGTTCCAAAATCACCGTTAACGGAAAATGGTTTGTTGACATCAGAAACGCATATGCCAGTGCAAAGAATGGTGACATTATTGACCTTTCCGGAAACACATATGCTGGTGAAAACAGGGAAATGCAATTCATAGACAATAAGAGAGTTACAATTGCCAACGCAATTATTGACGCTTCCAACAGCTGGAAGTTCACCGGAATTTCAACAATTAAGAACTGTGTTCTTGAAAACATTACATTCAAAAACTACAAGACAACTGAAAGACATCCTTTCGGATTTGAAAATGTAGTTTTGAGAAATGTGAAATTCGACAATTTTGATAATGCAATAGCTGCTATCAATGCACGTAATTGTGTTTTTGAAAACGTTACATTGTCAAACATGAAATCCCGTTTAAATGAAACCCAAGACGGTGTCTATGAAAAAGGCGCAATGGTGGTTTCATACTACTCAACATACAATAATTGTAACTTTATCAATCTATCCACAAATCATCATTCAGGAGCAATATGTGTTGCCGGTGAAGAAGGCAATTCAGTGAATATCTCCAATTCCAAATTCATCAACTGCTCATCCGGTGTCGGAGGGGCGGTTTATGTTCATGGAAACGGCAAGATATCAGACAAGTTGTACAGTACCATTGTTAACTGTTCATTCATTAACAATACCGCCACACAATGGGGCGGAGCCTTAGGTTCAAGTCAAAACAATCTGATTGTTGAAAACTGTGAATTCATTAACAATAAGGCAAAACAGGGTGCTGCATTTATGGTAGGTGGAATCACCCACGGTTTAGACGGTATTACAGAAGGACATAACAATATAATGAAAAACTGTTATTTCTACAATAATACCGGTAGTGAAGAAGGTGGAGCTGTCCACATGTGGGGAGACAATTCCAGTGCCATCAACTGTACTTTCAAAGACAATTACGCCGTCAACGGTAAGGGTGCGGCAATCTATGTGAAAGGAGAGAACGCAACAGTCATCGAGTCAGAATTCTATGATCATGAAAGTGAAATGGGAACAGTATACATCCTGGGAAAGAATGCTGAAATCATCAATTCAACATTTGAAAACAACACCGCATCCAAAGGCGGTGCTGGAGCATACATTGAAGGAAACAATTCCTATATTGAAAATTCAACATTTGTGAATAACAATGCTACAGAGCAAGGTGGGGCTCTCCATTTGCAAGGAGACCATATCAAAATCCTGAAGTCAATATTCAATTCCAATCACGCTCATCCGCATCCGGAAAATCCAAACTGCGGTTTAGGAGGAGCTATCTACATTATCGGAAACAATAATGATATAGCTTACTGTGAGTTTACAAAAAACATTGCGGTTAACGGATCAGCGATATATAATCGTGGTTCACAATCAAGAATTGAAGATGTTAAATTCATTGACAATCAGGCATGGAGTTATCTATTGATAACAACCGCAACACCTAACTTAAGCAATTATTCAAAGTCAAACAATGTTTCAATTAAGGTCACACACATTGGAGGTGCGAACATCATTCACGCAATCTACAATGACGGAGATGTGACAGATATCATTTTCTTCAATGTGACATATGAGCATTCAACAGCCCATGACATGATAAACACTGGAAATACAGATGTTCACCCAAAAGACGGTGCTGAAAACAGTGAAGGCGGAAAATTAATCTATCAAGATTCCCGTGAAGACTCACAGACTGTCAGAATCATTGTCGTTAAGGAAAAACCTTCAAACGGCATTTTGGGAGTGCCTGAATTTGATGGAGACATAATCCATGACGGAGTTTACAAAACCAATTATCTTGGAGCCGTCTCATTGGACCTGATTGGATTGGAACCTGGAACATACACCGTTTACGCTGAACATCCAGAGAACACATTATACACATTCATAAACAATGTCACAAGGTTTGAAATTTCACCATATGTGGATTTAAGCATAACAAAATCCAGTGATAGAGATTCCTATCTTGTAGGGGACATTGCAACATTTGAAATCAGTGTTGAGTCTCTTGGAAGCGATGCAAGCAACGTGGTTGTCAGTGAAATGCTGCCTGATTCATTCGATATAATTTCATACACTGTAAGTAAAGGTGAATTCAACACTTCCGACAAATCTTGGAAAATCGGATCATTAAAATCCGAGGAAAAAGCTACATTGACCCTGAAGGTTAAAGTGACCGAAATCGGAACATTCACCAATACCGTCAATGTGACCTCGGACGATGAGGATGTCAACTTAACAAACAATATTGCTAACGCAACAATAAAAGTTGAAAACATCAACAACAATACTGAAAATGAGACCGATGATAAAATACCGGATAATTCCACTGATGACATTCCTATTGATGAGGATATAGAAATTGATGAAAAGATCACTATATCTGAAAATGATAAAAAAATAAGTGTTTCAAATGGAAAAGCTACCGGTAATCCTATACTGTTGGTATTGATTTCATTACTTGTGGTTTGTTTAGGAATTAGGAGAAGAAATTAAAATTAACGTTGGAAAATTATTTTTTCCAAACTTTTTATTTTTTTACATATAACTTGACAATATAATATCAAAAACTATTTTTTTAATAAATCATTCATTTAATGTATAAAATACTTTACATTTTTTAGATAATATTTAAATACATTTTGACACATATTTTTACATACAAATATCATGGTTTTTACATGGTATTTAGATTAAGGTGATTTAAATGGGTAAACTAGACGGAAAAGTAGCAATCGTAACCGGAGCAACCTCCGGATGGGTAGAGAATCAGCAAAACTGTTCGCAGCAGAAGGAGCAAAAGTAGTAGTGACCGGAAGAAACGAAGAAAGAGCAAAAGAAGTGGTGGATGACATCAAAGCAGCCGGAAACGAAGCAATCTATGTAATTGCAGATATGGCAAACCTGGACGATGTACAAAAAATATTCGATGCCACAATGGAAAAATACGGAACCGTCGACGTTCTCTTCAACAATGCAGGAATGCTATCAATGTCCCCATTAATGGAAGTGACACTTGAAGAGTGGAACAGAGTATTCAACGTCAACGTTACCTCCGCATTACTCCTGACTCAATTAGTTGCACCTGTAATGCAAGAAAAAGGAAAAGGAACAATCATCAACACATGTTCAGTGGCATCATTTGGAGCACACCACGGATTTGCAGCATACGTGGACAGTAAACATGCAATGGCAGGATTAACCAAATCCATGGCATGGGAATTAGGTCCTGAAATAAGATGCAACGGTATTGCACCTGGATTAATCCACACAGCAATGGTAGACAGTATCGGAGGTCCTGGAGCATTACAACAAATGATTGATCAGTGCCCAGTTAAAAGACATGGTGTGCCTGAAGACATTGCAAACATTGCACTCTTCCTTGCAAGCGATGACTCCTCATTTATCGATGGTCAAATCATCAAGGTAGATGGCGGATTCGAAATTTAAAAATGAAAGTCCATGACTTTCATTCAATTTTCTTTTTTAAAAATTCAACATCCTCTTCCAATTGTTCAACCTTATCCTGATACTCATCTAATGTATTTTGAAGTTCCCTCATTCTTAACTCTTCATAATCAATATCAGGCTTTTTTTCTTCTCGAACAATCATAATAAATAAAATCATTCCCAAAACATTACCAAAAAGCATCAGAGGATAAATATCCTGCACATATGGAATGGAAATGTTTTGAGGTGACATCCAAACGATTAAAAGCATCTCAAATCCTATGTATAGAAACATCAGAATAACAGCCCAAAAATGCTTTAAAAATTTTTTACCATTGAGTACATAAATTGCACTGCCTAAGAATCCGCAGATTATAGTGGCAAATGAACACGGAACTGCAGTGGTCCCTCCAAGAAACAACCTGTAAACACCAGAAATAATTCCAACAGGAATTCCAAGAACCGGCCCTCCAAACAAACCGGCAGTCATAACAACCATACTTCTAACATTTACATAAGAGTCATTTATGAAAAGGATATAAGAAGAAGCAATAATCGCAAGGACTGTAAATATGATTAAACAGACAACTTTATCCTTTCTGCGAGCTTTATGAAACATCATATTCTTGAAAAATTTTGTTTTTGACGAAATCAGTATTAAAATCAATATCACAGATAAAACTTCAAACATATCCATAAACGGTGAAATGAAAGCATCGGAGTTTGTACTTTTATTGAAATATGATATGAGTATGCTAAATAGACCGATAATAATCAGATATGCAATTTCATAAAGTGAACTATCACCAATATTCCTCAATTGAGGAAGCCTGGTCGAAATAAATCCCAAAATGATAATTGCAGAAATTATAGTCACAATATTATTCACAGTATCAAAGGAAATTTTGAAAATGCCCTCGATATAATAATATCTGATTAAGGAAGCTAAAAAAATAATATTAAAAACAAGCAACACAAAAAAAATAATGGACAAATATAATGTCCTTTTATATAAAATAATCTTTTTAATATCGCTCATTTTATCACTAAATAATTAAAAGATAGAAAAATCTATTTTTCTATTGTAAAACCATGATTCTGTGCTTTTGTGACAAATACAGTACCATCTTCACCGAGAATTTCTTTTGTCTTTTCCACAATATCAGCATTTTCATCATCAAATACTGTATATAAAACCGGTCCGAAGGAACTTATTCCGACACCATATGCACCTGCGTCCTCGATTGCCTTCATTGTAGGTAAAAAGCTATCGTCAAGGGAATGTTCAAGCTTGTTGAATCCTACCTTTTGAAGTTCGCTTACACACCATCCGAATTCCTTGATATTCTTTTCAAGCATGAATGGTATTAAATTCATTAAAATCAAGTGAGATACCTTTTCCACTTCATCCTTAGGAATAGGACAGCAATCCTGGAATACATTAACCTCATCCTGTCCGTTCATATGTTTATTGACTTTAGGAATGGCAATCAGGATTTTCCAATCTTCAGGGAATTCATATCTTGCAATCAATGTTGCAGGTTTTGCTTTTGAAGCACCTGAAGGTAAAAATCCAGGTTTTTCTTCAACGCTGTGACCGCCGTCAACAATGAATCCTCCCAAATCATGGGTAAAAGTACCGATACCAGAGGTTCCTCCCCTTCCAACAATACTGCTTAATTCCCTACTTGCAATTTCAATTCCCATTGTTTCTGTAATTAAATGAGCTGTAGAAACAGCAATTTGAGTTCCACTTCCAAATCCTGAATGTGGAGGATATGTTTGATGAACAATGAAATGGAATCCTGAATCAATATTAAAATGTTCAATTGTCCTTTCTGCAGCATCAGGAATCTTTTCGGAACATTCCAAAATAGCCTCTTCATCATCAGCAGTATCTGCAAATTCAAGGGTTACTCCGCTTTCAGTCTGTTGTACTTCAAGGACAAATTGTGGCTCAGATAAAGCAAGGCCAATTCCACCATCGATTCTTCTATATGAACCGTTTAGGTCAATTAAAGACATATGTATTCTAGCGGGTGCTCTGATAATCATAGTTTTTCACTTCTAAATAAATCTTTCTATACTATTTATGTTTTTTTAGTATATATACATTTTATGTGAAAATTAAATTTTACACTAACATTAAGTAAAGAAAATTAATTAAAATCAGAATTCAAGCTCGTCCACACTTGTAATTAGTTTACAAGCCAATTCACATGAAGTTTCAATGGGTTCATAGGAATAGGTCTCATACACGATAGTCGGTATGCCTGCCTCTGCGGTCGGTTCGGTTATGTAAGCGGGGCTTGTCCTGTACTCTGGAGCATAATACTTTATTTCAGGGATCTTTGAAAGAAGCACATTCATTATCTTTTCAGACTTTTCATCAAATCCCGGAGCGAAAATGAAATTGTTAACCTTATATTCACCTGGCCCGCGTGTGCCCCTATTGGAGTGGATGTCCAAAAACAGATCATACTTTTTGTCGATAATATCGTCACGAATGAATTCCTGAGCCAAAAGCTGTCCTTCCAGACGCCCTTCAGTTTCTGAATCCTTATCCTTTACATTGATATTATACAGATAGTAGCAGTATTTCAAATCATCAAAACAGTTCAGCTTTTCAAACAGCGCTCTGTGTGATTTGCTTTCAAGCGGATGCATGCCAATTACGTATGCTATCCTAATATCCGATGATTCGTCACCAAAAGGACCGTGCAGATGTACACATCCCAATTTGTTTTCCCCTAAAAGTTGACTGTCATATTTAGTTGAGTCGATTTGAGCCAAATCGGTAGGACCTTCCGGATAATCCATAAAATCACCAAAAAAAAATAAGTTTGACTAGATAAAATCTAGTCTTCGGAAGGTGATCTTTCACCTAATTCTTTGTTTAATTCATACATTAATCTGTTATCGCCGTCAGCTAATTTAGCTTTTGCAAGCAATTCCATTGCGTTTTCCTCTTCTTCAACTTGTTCTTCAACAAACCATTGGAGGAAATTATTGGTTGCATGGTCTTTTTCTTCTATAGCT includes these proteins:
- a CDS encoding LytS/YhcK type 5TM receptor domain-containing protein, with the protein product MSDIKKIILYKRTLYLSIIFFVLLVFNIIFLASLIRYYYIEGIFKISFDTVNNIVTIISAIIILGFISTRLPQLRNIGDSSLYEIAYLIIIGLFSILISYFNKSTNSDAFISPFMDMFEVLSVILILILISSKTKFFKNMMFHKARRKDKVVCLIIFTVLAIIASSYILFINDSYVNVRSMVVMTAGLFGGPVLGIPVGIISGVYRLFLGGTTAVPCSFATIICGFLGSAIYVLNGKKFLKHFWAVILMFLYIGFEMLLIVWMSPQNISIPYVQDIYPLMLFGNVLGMILFIMIVREEKKPDIDYEELRMRELQNTLDEYQDKVEQLEEDVEFLKKKIE
- a CDS encoding adhesin, which translates into the protein MDYPEGPTDLAQIDSTKYDSQLLGENKLGCVHLHGPFGDESSDIRIAYVIGMHPLESKSHRALFEKLNCFDDLKYCYYLYNINVKDKDSETEGRLEGQLLAQEFIRDDIIDKKYDLFLDIHSNRGTRGPGEYKVNNFIFAPGFDEKSEKIMNVLLSKIPEIKYYAPEYRTSPAYITEPTAEAGIPTIVYETYSYEPIETSCELACKLITSVDELEF
- a CDS encoding beta-ribofuranosylaminobenzene 5'-phosphate synthase: MIIRAPARIHMSLIDLNGSYRRIDGGIGLALSEPQFVLEVQQTESGVTLEFADTADDEEAILECSEKIPDAAERTIEHFNIDSGFHFIVHQTYPPHSGFGSGTQIAVSTAHLITETMGIEIASRELSSIVGRGGTSGIGTFTHDLGGFIVDGGHSVEEKPGFLPSGASKAKPATLIARYEFPEDWKILIAIPKVNKHMNGQDEVNVFQDCCPIPKDEVEKVSHLILMNLIPFMLEKNIKEFGWCVSELQKVGFNKLEHSLDDSFLPTMKAIEDAGAYGVGISSFGPVLYTVFDDENADIVEKTKEILGEDGTVFVTKAQNHGFTIEK